From Platichthys flesus chromosome 19, fPlaFle2.1, whole genome shotgun sequence:
TCAGGCTTGTAAAAACATATTGGGAAAGTTATATTTAAAGACTTCTCAaaattaaatgtgaaacacaaagCCAATAAACACTTTTTATGATAATTACTTTTGACAGCCTTTAACAGTCTAGTGCATAAACAATAAAGAGGTTGTGTAATGTTTAATTTGTACCATCTACCTTTAACAGGTGACTCACATAATTAAGAAACCATATTTGAACTAAAGAAATGCAAATTAACccaacaaataaaatatctgcATTAAAGGTACTTCAATCATTATctctcagttttattttccGTCCCGGCGCACTGTCTCACTGAGTGACTGCTCACCTCTCCTCTGTACAGAAGAACCTACTCGTACTCGGAGCCGCAGCTGTACAGCCAGAACAGTGGAGGGAGCTACTTTGACACGCAGGGCAGCTCATCACAAGGGTCCACTGTGGTGACATCTCATGGCATGACCAACAACGGAGGAGGGGGCAGCGGAGGGATGAACATGGGTCTGGCGGGGGGTCAGGTCATCAGCAGCAGTTCGGGGGCGTACCTCATGGACAACACCGGACCGCACCCTGTCACCCAGACCGCACGAGCTTCCCCGGCGACTGTAAGTGCATAGCGCCCACGAACTGGGTTCCTCGCCCGCCTTCGCCTGAccgctgttgtgtgttttgtcgaTCGAACATCTGACTAGTGTGTAGTGGTACACTCTTCCAGTTGGAGTAGATGCTCTGTCTCTGCATAATCCATGCACTGATTTGATTCAAAATGTGGGCTGTCAACTCTCCTAAgtggagtgtttgtgtttctaaacTTTCAGTGTACACGCATTATGTTACATTATAGAGAGAGAACTTTTgtgttcacctcctccatgattGTGTATATCTCTGGCGTTGATCCTTGCTGATGCATGCGATGAACTGCGTAGGCTGCCCCCGAGTCTCTGTAGTGATACAACTACTGCCAGTTTCCATCCCTCATTTCATCTGCTGGTTTATTAGCACTCTttggtgaagaggaagaaaggaggggCTCAAACCTGAGAGACAGGTGTATTGAGCGAGGGAGGGGAAGCACAGCTCCGCAgatgccccccctcctcacGCGAGTTGTGTATCGTACAAAGGAGTTGCACTGTAGCTACAATCTGAACGCCCCATTGAGAATTTTTGTGTAGTCCACTCTAATGGTGCCTTCTGGCAGAAACGTGGTAAAGATGTGTTAACTGACATTACGTGTGGATGATTATGATGTGGATGTCAGTCGTGGGAGAGTTTAAAACCATTAATAATGAGTGGCAAcgttgaattgtttttttatgtctaAGAAATGTTTGCAGGCTTCAGAAGAATGCTTCTAAGTGATGTGCTACTTGACTAGATGAATTGGTCGTGCAgtatgatttaatttttttcaatacaaattaaataccAGGGAGAAGACTTGTCTGAATCCAATAATCCTTTCGATAGAAAATGAGCTAAACACTGAGACACCACGCTgccaacaggaaacacatcatgcTTAATTAACAATCCTTTAATAAGAGTGACTTTAGCATTTTTTAATACATACTCAAACTGATATACTCATCCTGTAAAGCGTTTGCTCTTGTGATATGGAACAGGCAAAGATGATTGTGAAATGGCAGGTCGTCCTGCTCCGCTTGGGTTTAGTGGTGCTTGCTTTGGAATCTTtcctaaatatatttattttgctaGTAGCCACTAATGTGTCTACATCAACCTATGATTTGtcttgcttttgtttatttgttttttttttgttcatttccctcctcttacattttgttttcctgtgctTCGTGGTTTATCAGATTGAAATGGCGATTGAGACACTCCAAAAATCGGAGGGTTTATCCAGTCAGAGAAGCTCGCTGCTCAACAGCCATGtaagttgtttttataaacGCTTGCCCTCGTCTTACCTTGACTTCTGCTAAACTCAACCCTCTTGCTGTTCTGCCTCTCTCAACCCCTCTGTACATATGAGTTTGGTGTGGTGCTTGCTGTTGCTTCTTTTACttgttattattcattttaattcccTGGCTGCATTAGAGATGCTTTTTGCAGAGCTGCAGCGTGGCAGTCTACTGACTGTCGGCCCGAGGCCCTTCCAGACAGTTTGCGTGGACCAGTGTGAATCTCTTGAGTAATGCAGCGTGTGTTCCCCTTGTAGCTCCAGTGGCTGTTGGACAATTATGAGACAGCAGAGGGCGTAAGTCTACCACGATCCACCCTCTACAATCATTACCTACGGCACTGCCAGGAGCAGAAACTGGACCCTGTGAATGCAGCCTCGTTTGGCAAACTCATCCGCTCCATCTTCATGGGACTCCGTACACGGCGCCTAGGGACGAGGTTCGCTTTTTCtaacttctcctctctcctcaaaACAGTTTTTCATCCATGTGAACTTTTCACCTCTCCTTAAGATTCTGTCGATATGCGCTCacttctgtttctttgttttgcagAGGCAACTCCAAATATCATTACTACGGTATACGTGTAAAACCAGACTCCCCACTCAATAGACTCCAAGAGGACATGCAGTATATGGCTCTCAGACAGCAGCCTGTTCAGCAGAAACAGAGGTAAACAGGCAGCCAGATATGCAGCTAGACATGCGATACTTATCTCACCTTATATCAGTGCTGAGGTGAGCCCTCTGGTTTCAGGTTCAAGCCGGTGCAGAAGTTTGACAGCGGCGCTGGGGAGAATTACTCAGCCGGAGGCCAAAACCAACCTTGTGCAGAGGAGCAGACGGTCATCGCGCAGagccagcaccaccagcagttCCTAGGTTAGCAGCTTTTTCCTTTCTCTAGATGTCTGTGAAGCATCCGAAATGCATTGATTTCTGCTTTATGTTTGCCAGATTATTTCAAAGTGTTGAATTGAATATCTCATCATCCCAACAGATGCATCGCGGGCCCTCCCTGACTTTGTTGAGCTGGACCTGGGACCGAGCAATACAGAGAACATCAGTCCGGAAGATGTGAAAGCTCTCCAGTCCCTTTACAGAGAGCACTGTGAGGTTAGCTGGCTTTTCATTTCCACCACAAAGTCGCCACAGCACACATAACTCCATTCAATATCGCAGCATTCATAGATACCAGCATGTCTCACTATGCAGGCATTCTGACAGTTCATTTCCCTATTGATCTGCCTGGACTAGCAACACATAAATCTATTTCACTTATTTTCTATTAAaagtctcactctctctgaggAAACCGTCCATGCTTTCCCTCATTGCTATCATCACAGACATTTAGTAGTTTAATCTACTAGGATTACATGTAAACTTTGGCAGGATTCAGAGGGTGGAAACTTTGGGAAAGGtcatgtgtgtttacagtgacgGAGATTCGTAAAATGCCATCCGCTGGCATTTAGGAACTGAATTTCCTCTTCATCTATTGAGGTTTTCAATCACAGCTCTTCTCCTGTCTGGAAAACAATGACCAATGGAAGAAAAACCAGTCACACATTCCTCACGCACATCCAGAGCTTTTTTGGGATGTTCATGTGAGATTTCAGCCACATCAGTACGAAGGGCTAAATAGAATTTTATCTGTGCCCTTGAGAGCGCTGACAATAAACTTAATCTTGACAATGTCCTGGTTCTTCTGGATAAAGCGCAAACCTTGCTATCAACAGGCACTATTTCTTCCCCTCTTAGAAAGTAATTCAAGGGAAACCTTTTAACTCCTTTTGTGTAATCTCTTTTTCTGTTGCAGGCTATCTTGGACGTGGTTGTCAACCTCCAGTTCAGTCTAATTGAGAAGCTGTGGCAGACATTCTGGCGTTACTCTCCCCCTGATTCGGTAGAGGGTGCCACTGAAATAGAAAACAGGTGATTACCATGTTGATTTAACGTTTTCCAAAAATATCCGTTTGAatgcaaattattatttttggaaTGAACAGATTTCAAAGGCATCTTTTAAAGTTTTGATGTGGTCCTTCTGCAGCAGCATTAGCGAGATCGAAGCGCGGCTCCCCCAATCACAACTACTGGCGCTGTGCAGAAGCGAAGCTGTACTCAAGTGGATGAGCACCTGTGACCACCTAATGTATCAGGCCCTTGTGGAGATCCTCATCCCTGATGTCCTGAGACCCATTCCCAGTGAGTCCCAGTCCCAGACACCTCTCGTATTCCCCCGTGTGCTGTGCTGCTTGTATTGTTGTAATGAACAGGCTGTTTCTGACATGTTGTTTGGTTTCGCAGGTGCCTTGACTCAAGCCATTCGCAACTTTGCCAAAAGCCTGGAAGGTTGGCTCAATAATGCTATGAACGCCATTCCACAGAGAATGGTCCAGACCAAGGTGCACTATTGCAGTATTCATAAGACATTTCTTCAAAATTTCCTGTTCTAAATATACAACTAATACGTCAGTAATTTAGTATGAACGATTAACTAGCTGTCGTGACACCTGGTCCTTTTGTTATCATTGTTTTCACAGATTGCCGCTGTAAGTGCCTTTGCTCAAACACTGCGCAGATACACATCTCTGAACCACCTGGCTCAGGCGGCACGTGCTGTGCTGCAGAACACGTCACAGATCAACCAGATGCTGAGTGATCTCAACCGTGTTGACTTTGCCAACGTACAGGTCAGCACAGGTCTTTGTGTTTGAATACGCAGCAGCGGTGCTTTTGTAATGTCAACAGTAATATCACTTCTCTCTTATCAGTGTGTCAAAAGATTACATATACATATGTCTTACTTTTCCTTTCACTGGACACGTGTGAACCTCCCGTTCTGTCTCTGTTGCTGAGTAGGAGCAGGCATCGTGGGTGTGCCAGTGTGAGGAAGGAGTGGTTCAGCACTTGGAGCAGGACTTCAAGGCCACGCTACAGCAGCAAAGCTCGTTGGAGCAATGGGCAGCCTGGCTGGAGAACGTGGTCACTCAGGTGCTCAAGCCCTATGAGCACCGGCCCACTTTTCCCAGGGCAGCTCGACAGTTCCTGCTCAAATGGTCCTTCTACAGGtcggcaaaaaaaacaaacagcctcACTGAGAcatgaccgtgtgtgtgtgtgcaactgaacacttaatgttttctttaatgtctGTGCAGTTCGATGGTGATCAGGGACCTGACCCTGCGCAGTGCTGCCAGCTTCGGTTCCTTCCACCTGATTCGCCTGCTCTACGATGAGTACATGTTTTACTTAGTGGAGCATCGTGTGGCCCAAGCTACCGGAGAGACGCCCATCGGTGTCATGGGGGAGGTACAACTTTGCCACCACTCGTTTTGGTTTTCAGCTTCATCGTATTTATGGTGCAATTGTGACACACTACAATATATGATAGATATGCCTGATTTAAAAATATACCTCAAAGCACAAGTTTACAAACCAGTCTCTGATTTAGATACATGAAAGCAATGCAATTTCAAATGGACCCTCTAATTAtgatttttgtctgttttcagttCGACAGCCTGAACACCTTCTCCCTCAGTAACATGGATAAAGGTATGTGGTGCAATATTTATGCTAAAATAGATTCATTTTGTTGCCAACTGCAGTGGGGCCACtgagaaatataatttttgttTAATACTATTGTTGTGATGATCCATTGAAACTCTACAATCTAAAAGACAATTGTTTCAATACGTGTCGCTCTTTCTTGTCCAGATGAAACTAGTGGGATGGACAGTGACCTGGATGACGACTTGGAGGAGTCCGGGGAACCTCTTGCCAAGCGGGAGAAGTCGGAGCACGACGTGATCCAGGTGATCCAGGTGGGGGCGCTAGAGGACGGGTCCCACCCTGTGGTGGGCGTCGTCCAGCCAGGTGTCCTCCACTCGCTGCCTCAGCCCCAGCAGGATCACACGGAGCACATCCTCACCCCCTCAGCCGGTACTCCCAACATCcgccactgcagcagcacaggcaACACCTACGCCTCTGTTTGAGGGTCAGAGGGCACGGCCAACAGTGTCCAGCCTATTTACGCTGTTTCACTCTCACCAcatatctttctctctgtcagtcgtgatgtttctgtctctttcatgCATTGTCTCCGTCTGTACCTGAATGgacctgctctcctctccagcCTGGTCAGTGGAGGAGTGCCAATGGCTGACACTCTGGCCAAGTTGTGCTGTCCGTGTCCGACTGCTTAGATTGTGGATGTTCCGTCATCCCATAAGTCTGTGCTCTACCATAGTGCGGCAGAAGTGGAAGGGACCCGGAGGAAAAGGACTAATTTGTTAAAACATTTCCTGGTTATTCATGAATCAACAACaaacctgtctgtgtttgtacagACAAGCATAAGCTTGAAAGAAAATCACACTCCTTCATACTACTGATGTCTCAGAGCTCAAATCCACGTCACCAGTCCCAGAGGAGCAAAGTCATCGATTGACTCAAGACCTTCATCTACTGTACATAGATCTGACTTTGAATTGGTATGACCCAAACCTCATGGTGCTATCGTTCTGTTTTGCTTTAACTTCCCATTATCCCCCTAATTTTAGTATGATTTACATTCCAACTGCTGACTAACTTTTGGCTGAACAAAATATGTGAGTGTTGTTTGTAGCTCAAAACAAAAGGATGACTCTCTATGTGtgtatgacatttaaaaaaaaaaaaggatcaatGGGCAATTTTGTCTCTTAATTTGGTAGCCACCCACCGATAACCACTTACAGCTTTTAGCCACAGAAAAAGGAACTCCCTGAAGAAATATCTGTGCTGCTACTCACGTGTAGAGAGATTGAGAAGAACGGCTGTACAAAAACCGTTTCCTCGATGCTAGCTTTTCTATGCACTCGTGCATAACGCTTGCCTTTGTTCATTCGAGATGCTCTGTAGTTCCGCTGATGTGACAATAAGTAATCTTGAAAACACCTTACTAGACACATTCCTCcggtttctttctctttttttagtttgtgtCTTGAAGAAATCTTTTAAGTTCATAAAGGaccaaaaaacaaaccaacaagagGAAGCTGGGAGTGAGGCCTCAGGGGCCACCCGAGAGCCGTCTCCTGTCCCCCCACAGTGCCATGTTTGCAGAGCAGAAGGAATGTCAGGGATTAAATGTACCTCGGCTTTATCATAGTGCCTTATCTTTAAATGCAGCTGTCCTTGTTGTCCTGACTGTGCGGTGTCGAGAGCCCGCGGCCCCTCTGCATTGTCCCAGCCACACCTTTTGGCTTTCCGGTGACTTGTGGCTGGATTTGGGCCGGGTCATCAGTGTGGAGACCAAGGAACCCAGGCCCAGACacatctgttgttttctctggaTCAGCTCTACTAAGCTTCTTTACGTCTCTGAATCGCGGTCTTTAGCCTTGCTCCTGCCCTAACTCTGCCCTCTTGAGGCCTATTCTTGCATTAGCCTTCGTTACTGGGTGaagtgcgtgtgagtgtgtatatacATGGATGCGTAGGTCTGCactgtgtttgtatatgtatatagatATGCCTATGtctgcgtgcttgtgtgtgtgtgtgtgtgtgtgtgtgtgtgttggaacaCATCCATCAGTCACCCTACCTCAAACCAGTGGTGCCAGCCCTTTTGACGCGTGCAGAACAGTCACCAAACACTTAttgcacacacacctctgtacTGCACAAATCTCAACGCGATAGAGAAAGTCTGCATTGCTTTTCTCTCACCTCTGACACATTGTGATTTCAGTTCTTagcccataaaaaaaaaaaaagcatcatcCTTTGTTCCCTGTTTGAAGATCATCTTTGGACAGTGGACCAAAAGTAGATATTTTCTGATATTCAAagagatatatagatatatatgtatagtatATGAAATGACGACACACTACAGATACGTGTTTGCTTTTTATGTGGTTGATCGGATTGTTTCTACGTGACTGTGCTTCTTTCGGTAGCTCCTCTGTAATTAGTTTATAGACTCAAGTGGGAAAGGCATGGGTACTAACTTTTTTCTTCATTAGACTACATCTATACTTGAACTGTTACAGCCTTCTATGTTGTGGAGATTATTGAGATTAATCCTCTAAATAGGAACTGTTTAACTActaaattaatttagttttttttttccatgccTGTTAAACGACCTGCACCGCTTCTCTGCggaagacattttttatttattgatatttattgTGTTCTTTATTGGTTTCATTATGCATATGTTATAATGGGGATTTATACCACTGCAAAGAGCAGACCTACTGTACAGAAGGACCAggaggtttgtttgttgtctttttgttttattttcccctcGTAAGTCATTTATGTAGGTTTATGAAGGATTATGAAGAAGGGTTGGCACTGTTATTTGTTGTAATCAGTCTTTTAGAATCTCTAGTCCAAAAATTTCCTCAGAAACTGTCATTATACTGGATCTGTGCCCTTTTTGTCTGAATCtaggttgtgttgctgtgtagAAAACATGCTCAGCTGTAAAAGAGGGCGGGGTTGTGCAAATGTTGTCATTTAGGTCTTATTCTGTAAAGTATGAATGAGTATCAGGGCCACTTACAGGGAAAAAACCTGAGATATTGAgagtaaattaataaatttaCCAGGAGAAAGTCTGAATTTAGGGGAAACATCAGAAGATCAGTCTGTTGCCTGATAATGGAAATGCGGTCGACTGTAAATCTTTGATGTGATGTACGTGTGATGTGATTTTCAAAGAGGTGTTCCAGATTCTCAAGAAACAATGATATTTGTGTGAGGTTTTGTATCCAGCACAGGTTCTCCTTGAAgcttatttcttaaaaatatcttctttaTCAACTTACATTGCTGCTTTGTTCTTGTAAAATTGCAACTTTACTCTCAAAATCTCAGATTTTCCTGTCTTCAGCATGGCCCTGATACTCTTATTGTACTCTCTTATCtgagttttgtttaaaaaaaaattcgaCAACGTTTTTTGTCCCCCACCACAAAGACACAGTCCATATTTATTAAGCCCACACATCTCATACTGTGGCTTACCCTGATCCTATTGGCTTGAAATGTCTGGCACACCAGATCCAGGAACcgagcggacacacacacaaaaaggctTTATCATCACACCCCTTAAGGACAGTTGTGAAAAGTCTGCAAGAAAAGGTCAGTGAACCTTAAGGGAGCTGGGAGCTGGAGGCCCGGAGTATTTTGTTTACATCCGACTGCAGCTACAGCGACCTTGTATGAGCGATGGCTCCCTGACTCTTGCTATTTGAGTCAAGGAGAAAACACAAGGTGAACAGACACATAGACATAAAGCCCCTAGAtcgtcttcctctttctccgGAGACTCACCATAAATCTGTGCTCCTGTAATAAACTAACCCCACATGACTCGCtgaatttatttgaaaaatgcgattgtaaaagaaaaaaagaaaaaaaatgacgtTCTGTGACTGAAATCTTTTGAAGTATGCTGTAAACCTGGGTAGTGTGTACTGGTTAGGAATGGAGGTTCTGCAGGATATATTATCTTGCCTCTTATTGAATGattagttttatttaatatatacgAGTCTCACCTCCGTTATCATGTGAATTAACTACAACACTGtagatgcatttttttttttgtgtgcctGAAGTGGAAATGGCttaaaaaatgttctttctttGAATCTTGAATTGTGTGCTTTAGGATCATAAGTGCTTTCTGGTCTTGCACGGCTCCCATGTGCTGCTAGAATCCggttttgtttctttcacaaTGTCCCCCCCcctattgttttcttttcacacatgGACTGATGTGCCacagtgattttttttgtgtgcttttTCTGCATCTCAAAGCCTGCCTGGTAAAACACTGGACTGATGATAATGCTGCCAACACAATTGTACTTAATTTCTCAGTGTGTTTGAACTTGAGAAGTagaattgttatttttgtgagtgtgtgcgtgcaaatGAGCCTGTTTTTTGACCAgacggaaaaagaaaaagaaaaaagaaaaacataagcTATGTCATAGGAGTTTTAGCTAAGAACGGACTCTTCACCAGGACAACATGGCAGCTTCACTGACCCATAGCAGACTCCAGTGCCTTTTCCTTTTCGCCCCGGCCAGAGCAGATGGCCTGGGTGACTATTGGGTCTCTGGTGGGCTACAGATAGAGGCTCATCAGAGCGGACGTTTCCTTGCACAGGTGCTGCCATTGAGAAGACACCGGAGCTGAGGAAgacgaaaagaaaaaaaaaagacccgCCCTCAGACTTGGGGCTGTCTATTTACTGGATGTGACGCGCACCGAGTGGTTTACACGTGGTAGATGACCCGCACGCGGCTTTTTAAAAATTGTATAGAACTGGTTAATGAACAAGGAGAGCGgctgtaaagtaaaaaaacgCTCCCTCTTACGACTTGTTTTTCTCATGATCGTGATTTCTGTTGgggcttctttcttttcttgtcaAATGATCTTTTCTGAATGCTGTGACCTGTTTGAGATTTGTATCTGGATGTTTTCAAGTGCCATTTGACAGTCCAGTGAGTCGTGGCCATCTGTAGCACGCTCTAATGCAAGCACAAGCATTTGGCAGTGGCATTTGgggaaggtttttattttcgaTTCACCCTAgacaaaaatatgtatatatcaaAAACTGAAAAGGTATATTTATGTGATTTGTTCTTTTGGTGAACATTTTATCGGATATGTTGGCTTAAGTGCTTTTTTTGTGATAatttcttttccctctttttttggTGGGATAGTGTATAGTAtctgatataatatatacacacaaatttCATGTGACTTTCTTTTCGTGCGCTGTTAAGTTTTCTTCATATCTTCTCAAATTTGGCGAGCAAAACCAATGCGTGTAGGGTGatttgtattgtgtattttgcATAAAAAACAAGGACAATTGGGgaacttttatatttataaagataTTATCATTTAGTGTGTCGTATTGATGAATATAGAAACTATTAAAGACACATGTAGTTTGGTTTTCTGAATATTTCAGATCTCAGCTCAGGCTAGCTTCTTagtgttgttttcttaaaatTTGTGACACGTCTTTGCAGTAATAAATGTTCTCTTGTTCAAAGTTCAGCGTCCTCTCTCTCACTTAAggctcaaacacacagaaatcaaaTGACTAAATTGTAGCGTTATTAGCCCATTacgttttattcaaccatattCATAC
This genomic window contains:
- the rfx3 gene encoding transcription factor RFX3; the encoded protein is MQTPEAGADSTSTVPLQTTVPVQPTGSTQQVPVQQQAQTVQQVQHVYPAQVQYVEENSGVYTNGNIRTYSYSEPQLYSQNSGGSYFDTQGSSSQGSTVVTSHGMTNNGGGGSGGMNMGLAGGQVISSSSGAYLMDNTGPHPVTQTARASPATIEMAIETLQKSEGLSSQRSSLLNSHLQWLLDNYETAEGVSLPRSTLYNHYLRHCQEQKLDPVNAASFGKLIRSIFMGLRTRRLGTRGNSKYHYYGIRVKPDSPLNRLQEDMQYMALRQQPVQQKQRFKPVQKFDSGAGENYSAGGQNQPCAEEQTVIAQSQHHQQFLDASRALPDFVELDLGPSNTENISPEDVKALQSLYREHCEAILDVVVNLQFSLIEKLWQTFWRYSPPDSVEGATEIENSSISEIEARLPQSQLLALCRSEAVLKWMSTCDHLMYQALVEILIPDVLRPIPSALTQAIRNFAKSLEGWLNNAMNAIPQRMVQTKIAAVSAFAQTLRRYTSLNHLAQAARAVLQNTSQINQMLSDLNRVDFANVQEQASWVCQCEEGVVQHLEQDFKATLQQQSSLEQWAAWLENVVTQVLKPYEHRPTFPRAARQFLLKWSFYSSMVIRDLTLRSAASFGSFHLIRLLYDEYMFYLVEHRVAQATGETPIGVMGEFDSLNTFSLSNMDKDETSGMDSDLDDDLEESGEPLAKREKSEHDVIQVIQVGALEDGSHPVVGVVQPGVLHSLPQPQQDHTEHILTPSAGTPNIRHCSSTGNTYASV